From Sparus aurata chromosome 9, fSpaAur1.1, whole genome shotgun sequence, a single genomic window includes:
- the LOC115588684 gene encoding uncharacterized protein LOC115588684, whose translation MRLLVLLAAPLSILVLHTAAAASPTGSVAPGRLERWVRSGLQSLQWDQLDRCLRMSSLSEAECRRLAHLPMSAVAVYVSEPRTAAGNSDKVLAILPDSSGGMVSSKQRGGYSISQVLNRGEGPLRHQQSFPGSTAHDAVLVLDPSPGENFGHPVVLFYVDVNVTKKRCTHLDGIYLGDECLTLALKGRCQNQLKRRQTGPERLMGNGRLRSGTITTSSGSRLVERAAGGLCEVHFLPLVVGVGDSNRTQRLRCVEHAEFARCPQPLPMGSPSLPVSSCELNKNTRRCHQQPLATHLSCRLYQTCDHAVLISGGWQQQMTFQRHVQNLQKFYRMLQNNGFHKDHIKTFFASSGQLPEDIEGVYSATEKAVIRNHVSYVCRKQHCADTLVLYLNSPTRNDGTMLLWDANLNGIADLKERYSVNELLADLAGCKATRVLLFVDQSYSGVLSKRLRGSQKHLNVVLIQSQTRQTYNHQRLSPGWEDSSWSYISSATCLLDHLGKGTGMSRLLEPWAGLLNVTLAGAPCNATPPLTDGEMRREYQGCQNLPTALWHQKPRRTN comes from the exons ATGAGGCTCCTGGTGCTTCTTgcagctcctctctccatcctcgtCCTCCACACGGCAGCGGCAGCCTCCCCGACAGGCAGCGTGGCCCCTGGACGGTTGGAGCGCTGGGTCCGCTCCGGCCTCCAGTCGCTGCAGTGGGACCAGCTGGACCGGTGCCTCCGCATGTCCTCGCTCTCCGAGGCTGAGTGCAGGCGGCTCGCACACCTGCCGATGTCCGCCGTGGCTGTTTACGTATCGGAGCCACGCACAGCTGCAG GTAACTCAGACAAAGTTCTGGCCATCCTGCCCGACTCCTCAGGTGGGATGGTGAGCTCCAAACAACGGGGAGGTTACAGCATCAGCCAGGTGCTGAACAGAGGAGAAGGTCCACTCAGACACCAGCAGTCTTTCCCGGGCTCCACGGCCCATGATGCCGTGCTGGTGCTGGATCCGAGCCCTGGGGAGAACTTTGGGCACCCAGTGGTCCTCTTCTATGTAGATGTGAATGTAACAAAGAAGAGGTGCACACATCTGGATGGCATTTACCTGG GTGACGAGTGTTTGACTCTGGCTTTGAAGGGTCGTTGTCAGAACCAGCTGAAGCGTCGGCAAACCGGGCCAGAGAGGCTTATGGGTAATGGTCGGCTGCGCAGCGGGACCATTACCACCAGCAGTGGTAGTCGCCTGGTGGAGCGGGCTGCCGGAGGGCTCTGTGAAGTCCACTTCCTTCCACTGGTGGTTGGAGTCGGAGACAGTAACCGAACGCAGAGACTCAGATGTGTCG AGCATGCAGAGTTTGCAAGATGCCCTCAGCCACTGCCAATGGGCTCTCCCAGTTTGCCTGTCTCAAGCTGtgaactaaataaaaacaccagacGCTGCCACCAGCAGCCCTTGGCCACTCACCTCTCCTGCCGACTCTACCAGACCTGTGACCATGCTGTGCTCATCTCAG GTGGCTGGCAGCAGCAGATGACGTTCCAGCGCCACGTCCAAAATCTTCAGAAGTTCTACAGAATGTTGCAGAACAACGGCTTCCACAAAGATCACATCAAGACCTTCTTTGCCAGCAGTGGACAGTTGCCTG AGGATATAGAGGGGGTGTACTCTGCAACTGAGAAAGCTGTGATCCGTAACCACGTGTCATACGTGTGCAGGAAGCAGCACTGCGCCGACACGCTGGTTCTTTACCTGAACTCACCAACGCGCAATGACGGCACGATGCTGCTGTGGGATGCCAACCTAAACGGCATT GCTGATCTTAAAGAGCGATACTCGGTCAATGAGCTTCTTGCCGACCTGGCCGGCTGCAAGGCAACTCGTGTTTTGCTGTTTGTGGATCAGAGCTACAGCGGCGTTCTGTCTAAGAGGCTGCGAGGGTCACAGAAACACCTGAATGTGGTTCTGATCCAGAGCCAGACACGGCAGACCTACAACCACCAGAGGCTGAGCCCGGGCTGGGAGGACAGCAGCTGGTCCTACATCAGCTCTGCCACCTGCCTGCTGGACCACTTGGGAAAG GGTACTGGGATGTCCCGCCTCCTGGAGCCATGGGCCGGTCTTTTAAACGTGACGTTGGCAGGTGCGCCCTGCAATGCCACTCCACCTCTGACGGATGGCGAGATGCGGCGAGAGTACCAGGGCTGCCAGAACCTACCGACCGCACTCTGGCACCAGAAACCCAGGAGGAccaactga